One genomic region from Bacillus aquiflavi encodes:
- a CDS encoding protein rep, with amino-acid sequence MDYKPIVHVARVKSKAESSNLVEVEQGLWKTILEQNAVFEVSKYPVKDTDVIRENEVTLENIQTVKDLNKVLAYKRLISYGWYLEGNS; translated from the coding sequence TTGGATTACAAGCCGATTGTTCATGTGGCGAGGGTCAAATCGAAAGCGGAATCTTCTAATCTCGTGGAAGTTGAACAAGGATTGTGGAAAACGATCTTGGAGCAAAATGCGGTTTTTGAAGTATCTAAGTATCCGGTGAAAGATACGGACGTGATTCGAGAGAATGAGGTCACGCTGGAAAATATTCAGACAGTCAAAGATTTGAACAAGGTGCTGGCTTATAAACGGCTCATTTCCTACGGCTGGTATCTTGAAGGAAATTCATAA
- a CDS encoding VanZ family protein encodes MDILPRFFANMENIEKNILALTIVILTVYTLLKIVLNRDTGIDRYLLLSLYIIVLSLGLLRPDQQHFGETGLYNWNPIGFLSDIKGDTGSLIVMVINLIILMPMYFLLTYTNVFKTFITRLIAFEVFAFLIEFLQAQLNVGVFDLADIFLYNIGFFVGYFISLPFLKLLNRRSLKYHL; translated from the coding sequence ATGGATATTCTACCGAGATTCTTCGCTAATATGGAAAATATCGAAAAAAATATATTAGCTCTTACTATCGTCATTCTCACGGTTTATACATTGCTAAAAATTGTATTAAACAGAGATACTGGAATAGACCGATACTTACTTTTATCGCTTTATATAATTGTTTTATCGTTAGGTTTACTAAGACCCGATCAGCAACATTTTGGAGAAACAGGGTTATATAATTGGAATCCCATTGGATTTTTGTCTGATATAAAAGGTGATACTGGGTCGCTGATTGTTATGGTTATTAATCTCATTATTTTAATGCCAATGTATTTTTTATTGACGTATACGAACGTATTCAAGACTTTTATAACGAGATTAATCGCTTTTGAAGTATTTGCGTTTTTGATTGAGTTCTTACAAGCACAGCTAAATGTTGGAGTATTTGATTTAGCTGATATATTTTTATACAATATTGGTTTTTTTGTTGGCTATTTTATTTCATTACCGTTTTTAAAACTCTTAAACAGGCGGTCTTTAAAGTATCATTTATGA